CGGTACTGGGCGGTGGTAACAGTTCCCGCTTATTCCAAAAGCTCAGAGAAGAGCAGGGTTTAGCTTACTCCACCTATTCCTTCCACAGTAGCTACGCACACGCGGGTTTGTTCGGTGTGTACGCAGGCATTGATGCCGATTCCCTAGAACAGACTTTGGAATTAATCCAGGAAGAGATCCACCAACTGATGAAGCACCCCATCTCTCAACTAGAACTGGATCGGGCCAAGGAACAGCTCAAGGGCAACCTGATGCTGGGGCTTGAGAGCACCGCGGCGCGGATGGGCCGCCTCAGCAAGTCCATTTTATTCGACAAGCCAGTGTCTACGCCGCTACAGATTTGTCAAAGGATCGATGACGTGACTATTGAGGATGTTTACCAAGTGAGCAGCCTTCTGTTTAGTCGCCCCGTCAGTGTGGTGGCGGTGGGGAGGAACGCCGCAGGGATTAGGGAGTTTTTTGATCAAGCCGCGATTATCGCCTGCTAGATTGTTTTTGCGCTAGTTTGAGGGATGTGGTCTGGCTCCACTGCCGTTTGCCAAAATGTGCAAGGCCCTTCGAACTCCTTCTCCCCAGCTAAGCCTTGCCAGATGATATGCCAGCCCAACCCGAAATATTGATTTGTGGTCTGAAAAGGGCCTGAGACTGTTTTGAACTCCATGGCCACCCATGTGCTTTGTGGGCTAGGATTCCAGTGTTGTCTGGGGGATCCCTCGGGATTGGGGGAATGCCCTTTTTGCAGGGTGCCAACGGAGTTTTTTCCCGGTATTCCCCAACGGGATGGCCCCCCTTTGGGTGAATCCTATCCCCTTCTCTTGCTGTCTTGCGCCCATTATTGTTGTCACCCTATCTGCGTGGAGCCGCAGAAGGGCAAGGCGCCCTTCCTTATTTCCCCTCTAAGCTCAGGGTTTCATAGGACTAGCCACGGTGTTCCTTATCCTGGGCCTGCATGGTACAATATGGATGAGGGGTCCCACGGATAATTGAAGCTATTCTTGGTCTTTTTGACACTATCTACGGTATGAAGTATATTAGTGATAACCTGGAGCCAGGTCAATGAAGAATGGTCGATTACTGGTGGTCTTGTCATCTTAGAAGTGGCGTTTTTCTGCCGAGTAGTCTACGGCCGTGAGGTGGTGCATGATGCGAAGGGTGACGCAAAGTGATGTGGCGAAGCGGGCGGGGGTGTCGCGCAGTACCGTGTCCCTCGTGCTCAATCGCAATTCCGATGTTGTCATTTCGGAAGAAACCCGCAATCGGGTGTTCAATGCAGCCATGGAACTAGGGTACACACCGAACCTAGCGGCCCAGAAACTAGCCGGTGGACGGAACAATCTGATTGGGGTGTTTATTTATCGGGAGTCTTTTCCCTACGAACAGGACAGCTTTTACTATGCTTTCCTTTTGGGGATCGAGCGCCAGGCTTCGGAAGAGGGCTATGATCTGCTCATGTTCACCCGCCACGATCGGCATGGAAACCAGAGCATCTACCGCGATGGTGCTAACATTCTGACCATGGTGGACGGTGCTGTCCTCATGGGGGCCGAAACCAATAAGGAGGAAATCAGGGCTGCGGTCAAAGATGGACATAAGATCGTATATATTGGGCGGCGCAATGTGCCGGACTGTCAGTTGGACTGGGTTTCCAGTGACTATCGCACGGTGAGTGGCGAGGCCATGAAGCATCTGTTGGATCTGGGACATCGGCAGATTGGTTACACCGCGCCAGTGGGGGACTATGAGCCGGATCTGGATCGGATCGTCGGTTGTGAGGAGGTTATTGCGAAAAACCCTGCTGCCCAGATGCACATGATCCCTGTGGAGGTCTGGAATGATCCCAGGGAATTGGCGGCCTTCATTCGGCAGAAGGGACTTACCGCTTTGATCCTCAGCATGGGCAAGTGTGCTGACCTGGTGGAGAATTTACAGCACGCGGATCTGCGGGTACCCGAGGATCTATCGGTGCTGTCCCTATCGGACCAAGAGGTTCCCAATCCCAGTCGGAATTTCTATCCTACCTGTGTCGATCTGAAAAAGACCCTGGTGGGGCAAGAGGCAGTCCGCTTGTTGGTGAAACGTCTCTCGGGCGAGATAATGACTCCTCAACAGATCTGGATCAGATGTTCTTTGGTGGTGGGAAACACCACCCGTCAGCTAACCTCGGATGAATGAACACTGTCCTGTTTGTGCCCTAGCGGAACTTCTCTGCTAGGGCATTCCTTCGGAAAACCGGCTTTTCTTACGGCTCAAAGGGTTTAGAGGCTTTGGCCAGTGGCGAAAGAAAGTCCTTTTAACTTGCTATTGACACGCGTTAGTAACCAGTAGTATAATGAAAACAACAGTTGGTAACTCGCGTTAGTAGTTGAAGTTCTTTACATAGATAGTTCTGGTGTAGATGTGAGCTGTCCAGTGACTCTCAGGATCCATTAGTCACAGGTAGTGGCGAGAGCTTCCATCATCGGTATGTTGCACCAGGATTTGTCGGTGTGATCGTAAATCATTGTCATTACGAAGGAAGGAAGATGTGTGGTGTCTGATCGGGTCCTCACCTATGAGCGAAGCATACCAGTACGGCACAGTGTGGACGTGCTGGTGGCGGGCGGTGGTCCGGCGGGGGTAGCTGCCGCAGTGGCGGCAGCGCGGCAAGGGCGGCGTGTGTTTTTGGTCGAAGAGCAGGCCTGTCTTGGTGGGATGGGTACCGCTGGATTAGTGCCCGCCTTTATGATGTTTTCCGATGGAGTGAACTTCCTCGCCGCCGGCATCGGGGAGGAGGTCTTAACCCGGCTGCGGGAGAATGGCGGTACGGGCCCGGACAATGCCTTTTCCATCCGGGCGGAGGTATTGAAACGGGTATATGATGATATGCTCTTGGAAGCAGGGGTGGAGTTTCTCTTTCACACGAAGTTGATCGATGTACGGAAAGAGGGAAGGAAGGTTTGTTACGCTATCCTCGCGGCGAAAAGCGGCTTGTTTGCCATTGAGGCTAAGGTCTTTGTGGACGGCACCGGTGATGGGGATCTCGCGGTTTTGGCTGGAGCGGAATACCTAAAGGGTGATGAAGAGGGGCATATGCAGCCGGGGACCTTGTGCAGCCTCTGGGCGGATATCGACTGGTCCCGGGTGAAGCCTCCCGATGATCGGATGCTGGAACAGGCCTTCAAGGATCGGGTGTTTACGTATGAGGATCGGCACTTGCCCGGGATGTGGCGGGTGGGCCAAAGCCTCGGCGGCGGCAATATCGGTCACATCTTCGGTGTCGATGGTACCGACGAGCGTTCCCTCACGGCCGCGCTCATTCAAGGGCGGAAACTGCTCGATGAGTATGAAAGGTATTATAAAGAATACTTGGATGGATATGAGAGAATGGAACTTGCGGCCACCGGTGCCCTCATGGGTATTCGGGAAAGCCGACGGATCGTGGGGGACTATGAGCTGTGTCTGGCGGACTTCCATAGGCGGGCCGTGTTTCCCGATGAGATTGGCCGGTATTGCTATCCCGTCGATATCCATGCTTCAACGCCTACCGATGAACACTACGAAAGATATGCCACAGATTTCCATAAATTGCGCTACGCAAAGGGAGAAAGCTACGGTATACCTTACCGTTGCCTGACGCCCAAGGGACTGGACAATGTATTGGTGGCGGGCCGTTCCATTAGTTCGGATCGCTTTCTCCAAGGGTCTGTGCGAGTCATGCCCGGCTGCTACATCACCGGTCAGGCTGCAGGGATAGCGGCAGCCATTGCGGCGGAACGAGATTGTTCGGTGAGAGATTTTCCCATTGCTGAACTGCAGCGTCGACTCAAGGACTTGGGCGCGTATCTGCCTAACTTTGATGATAAAGAGGAAGCTGTGTAAACTAATGTTTTCAAGGAAGGACGGGTGCCAGGAGGTGGTAGGGGAAAGGAAATCCATCGGCTAGGTGTGTTTCCCTCGCCCAATTCGCAGGCGGGCAAAGACTAGGAGTAAAGGTGGCAGAATGCTTTATGAAGACTGTCTATTTGTTGGTCATGATAATGGTATTGCTTGTAATCCTACTGCCTAGTTGTGTTTCGGTGGCCTATGTCCCTGAACTACCTTTCCAAACCGTAGAGGTGATAGTTCCTGATCCGGTTTATGTGGCCCGGCCCGGTGAAATGGTGACCGTGGAAGTGGTAGTGCGCTTTCGTGAGCGGCAAGAGGGCAGCGTGGTGCTCTTCGAGTATGAAGTGGTGGATCGAAAGGGAAACGTCATCAATACGCAGCAATATGAAACGAACGTGGTTTTGCGGACCGGCGCTGTGTTGCGGGCAGAAGTGGCTATCCCCGAGGACTATGACCAAAGATGGATCGGCGTGCAATTGGTCAAGTGTAAGGTCAACAACGAGGAAATGCCCTTCCGGGATCAGCCGCCCTTTGGCCTTGCGGTTAAACAGGATGGTCCTATGTACCCCGAAGGGGCCTTGGGAAACATCCTTGGTGTGAACCAGCACTATACCCAAGGTATGAGTCATGAATACTTGAGATTGCTTACGGAGTTGGGTGTGAAATGGGCCCGGGACAACGTCTCATGGGCGCTCATCGAACAGACCCCGGGGGTCTATGAGTTTCCCGAGGCCTTTGAAAAGCGGTTGCGTTTCTATGAGGAAAACGACATTGCCCTTTCCTTTACCTTGTTTGGACCGAACCGGACCGCTTATCCGGACGATCCATACAATCCCGAAGCCTACGGGCGTTTCGCTGC
This DNA window, taken from Bacillota bacterium, encodes the following:
- a CDS encoding LacI family transcriptional regulator, producing the protein MRRVTQSDVAKRAGVSRSTVSLVLNRNSDVVISEETRNRVFNAAMELGYTPNLAAQKLAGGRNNLIGVFIYRESFPYEQDSFYYAFLLGIERQASEEGYDLLMFTRHDRHGNQSIYRDGANILTMVDGAVLMGAETNKEEIRAAVKDGHKIVYIGRRNVPDCQLDWVSSDYRTVSGEAMKHLLDLGHRQIGYTAPVGDYEPDLDRIVGCEEVIAKNPAAQMHMIPVEVWNDPRELAAFIRQKGLTALILSMGKCADLVENLQHADLRVPEDLSVLSLSDQEVPNPSRNFYPTCVDLKKTLVGQEAVRLLVKRLSGEIMTPQQIWIRCSLVVGNTTRQLTSDE
- a CDS encoding FAD-dependent oxidoreductase produces the protein MSDRVLTYERSIPVRHSVDVLVAGGGPAGVAAAVAAARQGRRVFLVEEQACLGGMGTAGLVPAFMMFSDGVNFLAAGIGEEVLTRLRENGGTGPDNAFSIRAEVLKRVYDDMLLEAGVEFLFHTKLIDVRKEGRKVCYAILAAKSGLFAIEAKVFVDGTGDGDLAVLAGAEYLKGDEEGHMQPGTLCSLWADIDWSRVKPPDDRMLEQAFKDRVFTYEDRHLPGMWRVGQSLGGGNIGHIFGVDGTDERSLTAALIQGRKLLDEYERYYKEYLDGYERMELAATGALMGIRESRRIVGDYELCLADFHRRAVFPDEIGRYCYPVDIHASTPTDEHYERYATDFHKLRYAKGESYGIPYRCLTPKGLDNVLVAGRSISSDRFLQGSVRVMPGCYITGQAAGIAAAIAAERDCSVRDFPIAELQRRLKDLGAYLPNFDDKEEAV